Part of the Flavobacterium sp. KS-LB2 genome is shown below.
ATGGTTGATGCTGGAATGCGCCAACTTAATGAAACAGGCTACATGCACAACAGAGTGCGCATGGTGGTCGCTAGTTTTTTATGCAAGCATTTATTAATCGAGTGGCAGTGGGGCGAAGCCTATTTTGCTGAGAAATTGTTGGATTATGAAATGTCAGCTAATGTTGGGAATTGGCAATGGGCCGCAGGAACCGGTTGTGATGCGGCACCGTATTTTCGTGTATTCAATCCGGAGATTCAACAGAAAAAGTTTGACGAAAAAGGAGTCTACATCCGCAAATGGATTAAGGAATTCGATTTAGGATATGGAAAACCTATGGTAGAGCATGCAATGGCTAGAGATAGAGCGATTGCTACGTACAAAGCTGGAATCCTGAAGTAATTTGTTTAACATATAAGTCATGTGAGTTTTTATAATAAGATACTTGTAATTTTTTGGAATTGATATTACTTATATGTTTTAAAAAGAAGTATCTACTTTGATTTTTTTGAACTTATATGACTTATATGTTTAAAAATATTATTTAATCAATTTGTTCAGCATTCCATTAAAAATAAAGCCGTGAAACGGCAAAACAGAATACCAATATAATTTCCCCCAAATTCCTCTGGGTCTAAACGTAGCTGATTGATACAAGGTATTGTTGATTATTTTGAATTCGAGCCAGGCTTCACCCGGCAATTTCATTTCGGCAAACAAGATTAATTTTCCTTCCTCTTTATTGGCATACAAAACGCGCCAAAAGTCGAGTGCATCTCCAGAATGAATGTCGTGTCTATTGGTTCGTCCTCTTCTAGAACCTACACCACCGTATAATTTGTCTATAAACCCACGTAAACTCCACAGCCAATCACCATAATACCAACCCGAATCACCGCCAATCGACCAGATCTTATTTATAGTATAGTCACGGTCAATAATTTCCATTTTTCTTCTGTCAATAAAGCAATCCTTTTTTGGAACTTTTAAATACTCCGACAAATTGCTGCTAAAACGCCCGCTGATTAAGGAATCTTTCCAACTCGAAGCTACTTTGTCTTCGTCTACTTTTATCAAAGCACGGGAAAGCGCTTGTTTGTAGGTCATAGGCGTAACATTTAATAATGCATTGATGCGGTTGTCACTACAAACCACTTCTACTTTCATACTGCTCACAAGTGCTGACGCGAGTCTATAGGATGTTGAGGTTACAAAATACAGCCAATAGGAAGATAGTTTAGGTGTCATTACTGGTATGGTAAAAATCCATCGTTTTAGATTTTTGGCCTTGGCAAAACCCAAAAGCATTTCTTTATACGTTAAAATATCAGGTCCTCCAATATCAAAACTCTGATTGAAGGTTACTGGATTTAGTAATGATTTTGATAAAAACTCAAGTACATCAGGAATGGCAATCGGTTGGCACTTGGTATTGAGCCATTTTGGGGTAATCATTATAGGAAGTTTATTGACTAAATCTCGAATAATTTCGAACGAGGCGCTACCAGAACCTACTATAATGCCAGCTCTTAATGTAGTTGTAGCGAAGGTTCCAATATTTAATATATCTTCTACTTTTTTTCGTGAGGATAAATGTTTGGAGAGTGATGTGTCATTGACAATCCCACTCAAGTAAATGACTTGTTTAACTTTAGTTTCATTCATTAGTTGCACAAAATTTAGTGCTGAGATGCTTTCTAATTCATCATAATTATTCGCTGAGCCCGACATAGAATGAATTAAGTAATAGGCTGCATCAATGGTTTCGGGAATTGCAGATAAGGATTCTTCGTCTAAAAAATCAACTTCGATTACAGTTACTTTTTGTTGAAACTCAACGGGGCAATAGAACCTATTCTTATCCCTCACACAGCAAATTACATCGTGACCTTGGGCTACCAATAAGGGTAATAATCGCTTTCCAATATAACCCGTTGCACCTGTTAAGAGAATTTTCATGGCTGTGTGAATTAGGTTAACAAAGAAAGGAAATTACGCAATAGTTAAATTTTGTAATTTCCTTCTGTGAATTTAGGGTTGATTTGTAATTTTTATCTGAAGATAGAATTAACTTAATTTATTGGAAACTAAGCTGATAAATTCTTTTCTTGTTTTGTCTTTCTCGAAAGCTCCTGTAAAAGAAGAAGTCGTGGTAACTGAATTCTGTTTTTGAATGCCTCGCATTTGCATGCACATGTGTTGGGCTTCAATCACAACAGCAACTCCAAGTGGATTCAACGCATCCTGAATACAATTTTTAATCTGGTCTGTCAATCGTTCTTGTACTTGCATTCTTCGTGCAAAAGCATCCACAACTCTTGGGATTTTACTTAAACCTACAATTTTACCATTTGGAATATAAGCCACGTGTGCTTTTCCAAAAAACGGTAACATGTGGTGTTCGCACATCGAGTACACTTCGATGTCTTTTACCACAATCATTTGCTGATGGTCTTCGGTAAACATGGCTGATTTTAGGATTTCCAGAGGATCTAATCCGTAACCATGTGTTAAGTATTGCATCGCTTTGGCCACACGCTCTGGTGTTTTTTCTAAACCTTCACGAGTTACATCTTCGCCTAAATTATCAATTATTACTCTATAATTATCCGCTAATGCTTCTGTAATTTCGGTATCGTATTGTTCAATTTTTTCGTAACTTTTCATTTCTTTTATCATGGTATGCTGTATTACTATTTTAAGTTTGCTAATTTTATTTTTAAATTTTAAAAGTCACGATTCCGTAATCCATTTCAAATATTTGACCTGAAATAGATTTTGCATTTTCCGAAATCAAGAAGTTGGCCATATTCGCCACTTCTTCGGGTTTTAAATACCCTTTCATCGGGTGACGCTCTACCATGTTTTCTTTCATGCGGTCATTTCTCAAAATACCTGCTGAAAGTGACGTTTCGGTAATCGTGGGAGCAATGGCATTGATGCGTACTACCGAAGCCAGTTCTGCTCCCAGCGATTTTACTAATCCTTCGATTCCAGCTTTTGCAGTAGCGATACTAGCATGAAACGGCATTCCTAATTTTGCGGCTACCGTGCTAAACAAAACAATCGATGGATTAGTTCCTTTTTTTAAAACAGGTAAATATTTTTGTATGGCCTTTACTGCGCCAATGACATTAATTTCAAAATCATTTCTGAAATCATCGATGCTTAAACTCCCTATTGGTTTCAAATTGATAGAACCCGGACAATATATTAGGGTATCTACTGTTTCAATGTCAGGAAGTGAATCCTGCAGTACATCTACTGAAAAATGTTTAAGGTTGGGATGTGTGATGTCTGGCGCATTTCGGCTAATGTTGTACACCATATTTTTTTCTAGTTGTTGCAACAGAATAGCACTACCAATTCCTTTACTACCACCTATAATTACTATGTTTTTCATATATTATTCAATCAGTTATTTAAAATATATTTTAGATTTATCAATTTTTTCTATTATTATCTTTTAGAAATTTTATTATTGTTAATTTGTCTCTGCATCGTACACTTGAAACGACCTTCACGAAAATCTCTTAATTTTTCGTGTTTGGTTTTGCGGCCTTGTACTCTTTCACGCCACATTCTAAAACTCGAAGGTTTCATTTCGGTACGCATCAAGTCAATTACTTCTTGTTCTTTTAATCCAAATTGCATTAAAATGGCATCAAAAGTGGTTCGGTCTTCCCAAGCCATCTCAATGATTCTATCTTTTTCTAAATCAGTTAGTTCTTTTTTTGTATTCATAAATTATATTTTTATTTCCATTAAAATATTATTCGCTGTCTCCAATATCGGCCATGGTGTGTAACTTTAATATCCTTGAACTTTCTTCTTTTACCAATGGATTTTTCTTCATTTTCCATAAAAAATCACTAGCAAATTTTCTCGTTCGTTCCATATTTACAATGGGTTTTGGATAACTAATTCCTACTTCAAAATCATTAAATTTTTGGTCTAAATAAGTCATTTTATAGGGTTCATGCACAAAAGCCCGTGGCAAGTTGCGCAATTCAGGAACCCATTTCTTAATAAATTCACCATCTGGATCGTGTTCGTAACTATTCTTTATTGGATTATATATACGTAACATATTGATTCCCGTTTCACCAGCCTGCATTTGCAACTGCGGAAAATGAATTCCAGGTTCAAAATCCAAGAACATTTGTGATAAATGTTGTGTGGCTTCTTGCCAAGGTTGCCATAAATTATGAGTGAAAAAAGACACTAACATCGCACGCATTCTAAAGTTCAAATAACCAGTTTGATTCAAGCAACGCATGGAAGCATCGATTAAAGGGAATCCTGTTTGTCCCGTTTTCCAGGCTTCAATATAATTTTCATTGACTTTCTTTTTTAAAGAATGAAATCCTTTATTCACACTTTCAAACTCCATGATTTCTTCCATCTCAAATTTTTGTATGAAATGTGCCTGCCAAGTCAGCCTAGATATAAAAGAGTCAATTTGTTTTTTATGGCTACATGTCAATCGGAACGTGGCCGCTTTCTGCAATACTTGTCTGGACGAAAGATTTCCCCACGCAATGTAGGGAGATAATCTGCTGCAACTTTTTCGCGCTAATAATGGTTTAGAGATGTGCGAACTATAATTATGATAGCGCTCTTCAAAGAAATTTTGTAAATATTTCCCAGCCATTGTGCTTCCTCCTTTTTGAAAAACAGTATTCGGGATTGTTTCTAAATTGACCTTTTCCAATGTTTTTTCCAGTTCGATAATAGCTTCGATATGAAGAAAATTTTCTGCTTTCGAATCAAAAATAAATAGAGGTTCATTCATGTATTTTTCCCACTTTGAAACCCAATTATTTCTGTTTTTCAACGCTCTGAAAATTCCGTTATTAGTGTTTTCAATCCAATTAATTAGATTGTTTTTGCAAAATCGTTTGAAGGTTTTATCTCTTTCATAAGTGATTTTTAAACCGGTTTCCTGGTGGGAGTATACGGTATCAATCTTGTACGTTTCCTCTAGGATGTTAAATACCTGCAGCACCTCAGAAGTTACAGCGAGTACTCTCGTGTTCGATTGTTCCAACTGTTTATTGAGGTCTAATAGGGATTGCTTGATAAAATTCCAATGTCTTGAGCTGTAATGCGAGTCATTTTCTAAAGATTTTTCAAATACATAAAGCAACAAAGTGGGTATGCCTGATTGCGTTGCATTAAAAATCGCCTCGTTATCCTGTAAACGAAGGTCTCTTTTAAACCAAACCACATTGATATGTTCCTTGTTAGTATTCATTTAATTTTTAAAATAATTGTTGTTGCAGCCATAATTTTTGGAATTTTGATTGTCCGTCATAATTCTCGGCTTGTAACTTAATATTGAATTTTCTATCTCTGGGATCGTTGCCTACACCGGAAACATACATCCAATTGCCGTAATTGCTATGTACGTCATAATCTAGTAACATAGCTTCAAAATACGTAGCTCCTATGCGCCAGTCTAACAGAAGATTCTTTGCAAAATAAGACGCCACATTTTGCCTGCCGCGATTGCTCATCCATCCTGTTTGCTGCAATTCGATCATGTTGGCATTTACAAAAGGTTCCTGTGTGTTGCCTTTGATCCAGTTGTTTATAGCTGATTGATTGCTTTTCCAATCGTATTTTTTATCTAAAATTCCTCCAATTTTAAAAATGGAATTCCCGTTTTTCAATGATATATATTTAAAATAATCCCTCCAAATCAGTTCGAAAATTAACCAATAAGTCGAATCATTTTTCTCGATTTGTTGCTCGTATTTAACAATTTCCCAATAAATACTCTTCGCCGAAATAGAACCGTTTGCCAACCAAGGAGAAAATTTCGAACTAAAATCAGTTCCAATTAATCCGTTACGAGTGAGCTTGTAAACACTTAATTTTTTGGTTTCCCAAAAATAACTGTGCAGCCTTTTCAGTGCTTCATCTTCGCCACCAAGAAAAGGGAACGCCGTTCTGGAGTCTATTTCAAAAGCAGTAAACTCTAGTGTTGCCATGCTTGGAATCACAGTTTCATTTGTGCTCCAATTTTCTTTAGGCATGGGTTGAACTGAAAATTGAGGTCGGATTTTCGTTGATTTTTCACACTTATTTCTGAATTGTGTAAAAACATTTGGAATCGATTGGATTTCAAACGGAATATCTTCAGGATGAAATAAGAACTGATTGTAAGTAGCTGTGAAAACTACTGATTCCGAAACTTTTAATTTTATATTTTCTAAAACTTCCATTTCCTCACTGGTCCATTCTTCTTGGAAGTAAACAGAAGTGATTTCATTTAGAGCAATAATTTCTGGAATCGAATCTTCGGGTTTTTGGTGATAAACCAAAAGCGAAATATTTAATTTTTCCAGATTTTGTCGCAATGCAGTTACCGATTCAATTAAGAATTGAGCCCGATATTTCTCTGTTTTCTTAAAACCAAATCGTGTTTGCTCATAATGTCTTGGGTCAAAAAAGTACACCGCAATTACGGTTTCATTTTCATTAATAGCATTTGTCAACGATTCGTTATCATGAACTCTCAAATCATTTCTAAACCAAACTAACCCTTTTTGTTTCTTTTGCATTTTTCACTACAGTATTTGACTTCGTCCCAAACTTTTTCCCATTTTTTCCGCCAATTAAATGGTCGGTTGCAAACCAAACACATTTTAGAAGGCAGATTTTCTTTCTTCACTAGTTGTATTTTTCAAATTCATTAACGACAATTGTCGCTTTCAAATCAAACATCAAATTGTACAATCCAAAAAACGTTCTATTCATGTAAATGAAATGTTTAGATCCTCTATTGCCGTTCATTTTACGCAAATTCGTGTCTTTTGAAAATCGTTCTCCTAATTGTGCAATGCTTTCAAAGAAGGCTGCATCAGAAAAATCAAAAATTTTAGTTTGAAATGGCTTGGTGAATAGCGATAATAAATCGTAAAACATTTGCGTGAAATAGGCCACTTCTTCTTTGGAATCATCCGCTCTAAGAATTTCTAATTCGTATAATTTTTGGCTAAAAAGTTTTTTGTTGTCAATAACTTCCTTGTTTATCAATTCAAAATAAGGAATGTAAAAGTCATTTGGAATTTGTTTCATACATCCAAAATCTAACGCAACCAACTCGTTTTTATCGTTGACCAAGAAATTTCCCGGATGTGGATCAGCATGTACTTTTTTCAGAATATGAATTTGGTACATATAAAAATCCCATAAGGCTTGCCCAATTTTATCTGCGACTTCCTGATTGTCATTTTTATTTGTGAATTCCGAAAGATGTATTCCCGTCATCCAATCCATCGTGATAATTTTCTCTGATGAAAATTGAGAATAGTAATTTGGGAAAACCAGATTTTCAATCTTTTTACAGGCTTCAACTACTTCTTGGCTTTGTTTTAGTTCCAATAAATAGTTAGTTTCCTCAACCAATTTGTCTTCAACTTCCTTGAAATATTTATCAGAATCTTTTCCTTGAAGGTTGAACATTCTAATCGCAATTGGTTTTACCAAAGCTAAATCAGAGGAAATACTATTGGCTACGCCAGGATACTGAATTTTTACGGCTAGTTTTTTACCATCTTTCATGGCAACATGCACTTGCCCAATACTTGCTGCGTTAACGGAGTTTGCATTGAATTCATCAAAAATTTCGTATGGTGTTTTACCAAAATTTGTTTTGAATGTTTTTAGTACTAATGGCGCAGAAAGTGGTGGTACCGAAAATTGAGAAAGCGAAAATTTTTCTACGTAGGCCTGTGGCAAAAAACTTTTATCCATACTAAGCATTTGCGCAACTTTCAGCGCACTTCCTTTCAGACTTTTTAATCCGTCATAAATATCTTCGGCATTGTCTTCGTTGAGTTTATCACGAGTCAAGTCAGAATTGACTATTTTTTCGCCGTAATATTTCAAGTAGTTTACACCAACTTTTGCTCCGGTTTG
Proteins encoded:
- a CDS encoding SDR family oxidoreductase; amino-acid sequence: MKILLTGATGYIGKRLLPLLVAQGHDVICCVRDKNRFYCPVEFQQKVTVIEVDFLDEESLSAIPETIDAAYYLIHSMSGSANNYDELESISALNFVQLMNETKVKQVIYLSGIVNDTSLSKHLSSRKKVEDILNIGTFATTTLRAGIIVGSGSASFEIIRDLVNKLPIMITPKWLNTKCQPIAIPDVLEFLSKSLLNPVTFNQSFDIGGPDILTYKEMLLGFAKAKNLKRWIFTIPVMTPKLSSYWLYFVTSTSYRLASALVSSMKVEVVCSDNRINALLNVTPMTYKQALSRALIKVDEDKVASSWKDSLISGRFSSNLSEYLKVPKKDCFIDRRKMEIIDRDYTINKIWSIGGDSGWYYGDWLWSLRGFIDKLYGGVGSRRGRTNRHDIHSGDALDFWRVLYANKEEGKLILFAEMKLPGEAWLEFKIINNTLYQSATFRPRGIWGKLYWYSVLPFHGFIFNGMLNKLIK
- the folE gene encoding GTP cyclohydrolase I FolE, with the protein product MKSYEKIEQYDTEITEALADNYRVIIDNLGEDVTREGLEKTPERVAKAMQYLTHGYGLDPLEILKSAMFTEDHQQMIVVKDIEVYSMCEHHMLPFFGKAHVAYIPNGKIVGLSKIPRVVDAFARRMQVQERLTDQIKNCIQDALNPLGVAVVIEAQHMCMQMRGIQKQNSVTTTSSFTGAFEKDKTRKEFISLVSNKLS
- a CDS encoding SDR family NAD(P)-dependent oxidoreductase; the encoded protein is MKNIVIIGGSKGIGSAILLQQLEKNMVYNISRNAPDITHPNLKHFSVDVLQDSLPDIETVDTLIYCPGSINLKPIGSLSIDDFRNDFEINVIGAVKAIQKYLPVLKKGTNPSIVLFSTVAAKLGMPFHASIATAKAGIEGLVKSLGAELASVVRINAIAPTITETSLSAGILRNDRMKENMVERHPMKGYLKPEEVANMANFLISENAKSISGQIFEMDYGIVTFKI
- a CDS encoding TIGR03643 family protein, which encodes MNTKKELTDLEKDRIIEMAWEDRTTFDAILMQFGLKEQEVIDLMRTEMKPSSFRMWRERVQGRKTKHEKLRDFREGRFKCTMQRQINNNKISKR
- a CDS encoding cryptochrome/deoxyribodipyrimidine photo-lyase family protein; translated protein: MNTNKEHINVVWFKRDLRLQDNEAIFNATQSGIPTLLLYVFEKSLENDSHYSSRHWNFIKQSLLDLNKQLEQSNTRVLAVTSEVLQVFNILEETYKIDTVYSHQETGLKITYERDKTFKRFCKNNLINWIENTNNGIFRALKNRNNWVSKWEKYMNEPLFIFDSKAENFLHIEAIIELEKTLEKVNLETIPNTVFQKGGSTMAGKYLQNFFEERYHNYSSHISKPLLARKSCSRLSPYIAWGNLSSRQVLQKAATFRLTCSHKKQIDSFISRLTWQAHFIQKFEMEEIMEFESVNKGFHSLKKKVNENYIEAWKTGQTGFPLIDASMRCLNQTGYLNFRMRAMLVSFFTHNLWQPWQEATQHLSQMFLDFEPGIHFPQLQMQAGETGINMLRIYNPIKNSYEHDPDGEFIKKWVPELRNLPRAFVHEPYKMTYLDQKFNDFEVGISYPKPIVNMERTRKFASDFLWKMKKNPLVKEESSRILKLHTMADIGDSE
- a CDS encoding DASH family cryptochrome; the protein is MQKKQKGLVWFRNDLRVHDNESLTNAINENETVIAVYFFDPRHYEQTRFGFKKTEKYRAQFLIESVTALRQNLEKLNISLLVYHQKPEDSIPEIIALNEITSVYFQEEWTSEEMEVLENIKLKVSESVVFTATYNQFLFHPEDIPFEIQSIPNVFTQFRNKCEKSTKIRPQFSVQPMPKENWSTNETVIPSMATLEFTAFEIDSRTAFPFLGGEDEALKRLHSYFWETKKLSVYKLTRNGLIGTDFSSKFSPWLANGSISAKSIYWEIVKYEQQIEKNDSTYWLIFELIWRDYFKYISLKNGNSIFKIGGILDKKYDWKSNQSAINNWIKGNTQEPFVNANMIELQQTGWMSNRGRQNVASYFAKNLLLDWRIGATYFEAMLLDYDVHSNYGNWMYVSGVGNDPRDRKFNIKLQAENYDGQSKFQKLWLQQQLF
- a CDS encoding DUF2256 domain-containing protein; this encodes MKKENLPSKMCLVCNRPFNWRKKWEKVWDEVKYCSEKCKRNKKG
- a CDS encoding ABC1 kinase family protein translates to MKTIDYIPTSKIERATKLVQTGAKVGVNYLKYYGEKIVNSDLTRDKLNEDNAEDIYDGLKSLKGSALKVAQMLSMDKSFLPQAYVEKFSLSQFSVPPLSAPLVLKTFKTNFGKTPYEIFDEFNANSVNAASIGQVHVAMKDGKKLAVKIQYPGVANSISSDLALVKPIAIRMFNLQGKDSDKYFKEVEDKLVEETNYLLELKQSQEVVEACKKIENLVFPNYYSQFSSEKIITMDWMTGIHLSEFTNKNDNQEVADKIGQALWDFYMYQIHILKKVHADPHPGNFLVNDKNELVALDFGCMKQIPNDFYIPYFELINKEVIDNKKLFSQKLYELEILRADDSKEEVAYFTQMFYDLLSLFTKPFQTKIFDFSDAAFFESIAQLGERFSKDTNLRKMNGNRGSKHFIYMNRTFFGLYNLMFDLKATIVVNEFEKYN